Genomic window (Propionibacteriaceae bacterium ZF39):
CGCGGGCGGCCACGTCGATGATGTGATCCGCGATATGGCCGGTGGGCGATGGTTCCTCGACGTCGACCCGGACACCGAGCCGTTCGAGTTCCGCACGGCCGGCCTCGATGTCTTCGCGCTCGGTGTTGGGCACGAGCACGACACGACAACTTCGCAACTGGGCTTCCTCGGCAGCATGCTCGAGGGCAGCCCAGCCCTCCCGCTTGTTGGAGAACCCCACCACGATCGTCATTGCTACTCCCCCGACGAGCCCCGGGCTCGTCTCGTTGCTTGGGCGAGTCTGCCACGGCCCTGCCGCTCGGCACGGCCAACACAACACGATGGACCTTACTAGCCTCGCTATCCTCGGCGCCATGTCCGAAGCCCGCGCGCCCCTGCCCGACAAACGACCCACCCTGCGTACGCATCACGGCGACACGTTCACCGACAACTGGGAATGGTTGCGCGATGGCAAGGACCCCGAGGTCGTCGCCCATCTCGAGGCCGAGAATGCCTGGACGGCCGCCCAAACCGCGCACCTGAAGCCTCTCGAGGACGAACTCTTCGAAGACGTCAAAGCGCGCACCCAGGAGACCGACCTGTCGGTCCCCCGCTTCCACCGGCACGGCGAGGATGCGTTCTGGTACTACCGCCGCACCGTCGAGGACCGGGACTATGCGGTGCACTGTCGCGTACCCGCGACCGATCCCGACCATATCCCCGATCCGGACGCCGAACTCGCGGGCGAGCAGATCCTGCTCGACGAGAACGCCGAGGCCGAGGGCCAACAGTTCTTCAGCCTCGGCGCGTTCGGGGTCTCCCCCGACGGCAC
Coding sequences:
- a CDS encoding universal stress protein — encoded protein: MTIVVGFSNKREGWAALEHAAEEAQLRSCRVVLVPNTEREDIEAGRAELERLGVRVDVEEPSPTGHIADHIIDVAARVNADFVVIGLRRRSPTGKLLLGLNAQRILLDAVCPVHAVKAD